atactttctcatggcgggtcattcagtatacattctctaatgcatacccatgtgtcagcttgatatctctatatccatgacttgtgagatcaagtcatcgagctgacctacatgctagtcttattgtattaacattgtccctgaatgttaatactcgactatgaatgatttagagtagtgttccctatatcatctcactatcgattcaactaatcgattgatatagatatgaaccttctactcaaggatgctattatacttagtctatttggcactaatacaaataagtataataaccaaacaaatgcctttattaatatacaagaatatgatacaatgagtccatacaatcatcaaatgattggctctagggctctaactaacaataataATGACAACATCGGGACAAGTTAAGCAGGCGACATGGCCTAACACTGAATCaaaatttgcataattttatattcacATTTTTTCACTATATAATGACTTACCAGATATTGGTATAACTTATTTTATGTCAACAATTTTTGTGAGAGTTTCTCTTCTACTAAAATGAGTGTAACCCCCTGACAAGCTTCATACTCATTTGAAGAAGATAAACACTTATGTCATGTTTAATTACCTTCATATTTCACAAAATCCAATCATTGGGATCAACCAATCAAAGGATCAATTCTGGGCAAGAGTTGAGAAAGAGTTTCATGCAGGTCCGAATTTTGTGCATCATAGCCGACCGCCAAGATCTTTGCAAAAAAGAATGTCTTTTATGCTAAGTGCAGTATCCAAAATGAAAGGTTGCATTCTACAAATTGAACATCTGAATCCTAGTGGAGCATCCGAACAAGATATTGTAGGTTATTTTGCTCATATTTATTTTAGattatctaaattttaaaatcaaagtctaaatttattaatatatacCATTGTCTTCATAACTGATGTTCAATTATTTTCTTGCAGTTAACTCGTGCCAGAATGCTATTTGCAGAAGACCCAAAATACACAAAGAGTTTCAAATTTGACCATGTCTGGAATATTCTCAAAGACATTGAAAAATACCGACACTATGAATACTGCATGCATGAAATCGCGACAACAAAATGTTAATGATAATTCATCTAAACAACAATTCTCCGAGGAAGCATTTCATACACCTTCATCTCCTTGTGTGTCTGCTTTTGATCTTAATATCACTGATTCAAATAGTGGTACTACTTCTAATAAACGACCTCCAAGGGtgaaaaaaacaaaaatgaagaaaaagaatgaTGAACAAATTGCAAAGGTAATTAATATTAATGCTCAACTTGTTGAGGCAATGAATGCAAGTACTGCTGCTACTACAAAAATGACAGATACTATGctttacaaggaagaaactaaaatTTTATTCAAAGATTTGAACTTAATCTCTAACCCGATGATTCGTGAATATATTCACAATGAGTAAATTAGAATTATGCAAAAGAGAATGCAAGTACAAAGATCTCAATCAATTGCACATCATGGAGAAGGATCTCAAAATCTCTAATACAGGGAGAAGGATCACAACTCAATCAATATCAGGGTGAAGATCAAGAATCTTAGAATCCTACGAATATTTTCggataatttcataattattttaacgGAATAGGGAGTGATCTTCCTGAATATTAATATTATAATgttattaaagtaattttaagtttACGTATGCTTTATTAGTATCGTTTTTACCATATATTTGTTTGTTAAGCTTAGTTATTCATGTTTTTAAGTTTGTATtagtaatattttaatttaatgtcattattatctttattttgtATGTTAATGTAATgggtaatatattttatatttatatttatgcatataaaatttttaatattttattatattatttttatgaaattagtgataatttgtaaatgtaattataattaaaatatattaaataaatttaaaataataattttaataaattaaatatttacaattatacataataacatttaaatatgctattaaatacacttaatttaaatttataataaataataattacatttaaataTCCTATAAGTaaagacaaaaaaaattaattacatttgattttattaattatataataaaattaaaaaaataaaaactctcttCCATATCAAATATGGTGATATGAATAGTCCATCACCAAACATGGAATTTGGTGTGAAATTTGATGTATGAGTTGGAGTCTTTTAGTGTTTATTTGACATTAAATTTGGTGTTTTGACGATGGAGTGGAGATAGTCTAAATAATTTGAAGTTAATGCATTTGTTATTCAGAAACAGAGTTTCTCTGCAACATATCGTCATGTCATTTGCGAATCTATCCAATGGCCTCAATTTGACAAAGCTAACCCAGAAGGCCGTGCGAATCTCCACTCGGAAACCACATGAACATGAAATTAATAGGCCTTAAATGAATCAGACACCTGCAAGGCAACCATTGATCCCTCTCCGTATGAACTCAGCACCGAAAGGTGGAACTTCCTGGTTCATGAACCACCGTGAAACAGCAGTGACAATGATGATCAATATCACGAAAAAGAAACGCAGGGTTGTGGATGGGAACTGGAAGATGCTTTGGTTCACAAATTGACCCAGAGGGAGCTCTGTTGCCCGTTTCAAGTAAACAGAGGCATCCTTCTCAAAATCATGGAGATAAAAGAAGGGCAGAGGGAATACCATGTAGGCTAGTGAAGTAAGCACATTGCTGCATTCGAATCGCCATGAAACAACCGCGATGATGATCAAAATCGCGAGAAGGCAGAGTTGAAAGTCGAAGCTCGATTCTGCTATGGTTCGCAACCGATCTTAGAGGGAGTTCTGTTGTCAGCTTCAAAGGAGAAGGGCAGGATTAATCACATTCACGGGTTTTAGTCCCACATCTCGGAGTGGAATCTAGAGAACTCAGACAGACGGTATAAGATACGCGCTGTGTGCAACGTTGGATCATACTTACCTGGACGGGGTCGACGGGCGATCAATAAGGCTCGTGGCCTAAATCAACGGTCTCCATTGCACTACGGAGGGGCGTTGGTTTACCATCTCCCTAAGTGGGAGAGTGGACGTCATAATTTGTGTTAGAGGGGGTACGCGCTTGCGCGGCCCCTGCcaataaaattaaacttttgtCTTTGCCAATAAAATTAAAGTTTCTTTTTTAATTGAACGAAGAATTTAAAGAGGCCGTTTTCGTGAATTTTGCATCGCTTACGTGGATTGACTGATAtacttttcttttacatatattgGAAATTTTCCTTTGATGGCTACACTgacaattaatattttaaattcttttctcttctctttattAGATAAATTCCTGTcaattaatattttaaactttattCATTCTTTTCTCGTCTCTTTATTAGATTAATTCCTTTCAGATGATAAAATCGGGAATTGAATATCTAGATAATAACCTAAATATCTTACACATCGTAACCCTAAACTTATTTGACATCCTTAATTGCTATAAAATATTGATCACAAACATAAATATCAAGAAActtattaaatgatttaaaaatataagattTGAAGATTTTATATTTTGCGTGCGCTGGAAGTCATGCATGCGGTCTTTGGTGTCTGAACGTGGAGAAGGATGTTttgatattattatatttttaattcacttttgtttttttaaaaaataaaaaataatatgtttatttttttttcgtgAGACGCAAAGGAAAATAATAAGTGTTTCGTgtacaaataaaagaaaaattaaaagaatcccGAAGCCACGTCGTCGCCGGTTGCCACCCCATCGGATTCTCTATAACCGCCTCGCGTTGGAACGACCGACGGTGGCAGGTGGCGATTCCGTCCGTCCATCCATCCATCCGACGGTCACCATTTAATCCATCACGCTTCCATCACCTGCTGCTTTCTCGAACCATCTATTTCCGAATTCCCTCTATCATCGTGCTTCACGCACACCGAGAATCGAGGAATCCGCAGCTTTCGCGCCTATATATAGGGCATCCGCTTCTCCCGGCTACGGCGGCAGTTGGTGGAGCTCCGCCGACGGCTGCTGACCACTTGAAACCCTAGGCTCCAACTTAGATCCATCCCTCTTCGTCCTATTGATGGGATTCGGAGCGTGCGCCGTGGAGGTCCTTGGATACCCCAGCTTCGCTGTGGGTTGCCTTGTAGGCTGTCTCTTCCTCGCTCTCTCCTTCCTCTCCGTCCGCCTCCAGTCGTTAGTCCTTGGTGTGCGGCTCCCCGGGATCCGCCGCAGGAGGAAGCGCCCCGTCAGGGTCTATATGGACGGGTGCTTCGACATGATGCACTACGGCCACTGCAATGCCCTGCGCCAGGCTAGGGCACTCGGAGACCAGCTCGTTGTTGGAGTGGTGAGTGATGACGAAATCAAGGTGAATAAGGGGCCGCCTGTCACTCCTCTCCATGAAAGGTAGGCATTCGACATCTCATCAAGGGTCCCCTGAGATATGGAGTATAGGATTTTAGACCGTAAACTGTCTTTGAccttttatttccttaaaaaaattGTGGCAATTACATGGTTTTAGTCTGTCTTTTTAGTCAATTAATTGGCAATATTTCATCTTCTCGTTGTCTTGGTTTCGCTACGCTGTTTTCAGATTAATGACTCAAAACACTAATTCGTAATCTGAGCCTATTGCGTCCTTCGGCCACTGATCACCATTGCTTGGTTatcatctgttttttttttttttttttttgcctattaAGATGGCTACTTCCTTCTCTTTTAATGGTTGAAAACTGAAAtacaattcttttttttttttttggactaTTGTGTTTATTCACGGGTTCGTCCTAAAGAATcagaaagaaaaccattttgtttGAGCACTTGAGAATTGTCAATAACTTGAAGTTTTTACTACCATCTCTTGGCCTTTCAGTTAGTAATGCTTCCTGGAAATTTCTAGTTGTCTATACTATATTTCTTTTTCATGAGATTCATCTCTCAAATTCTCCGGATTCTATTTTATGGATGTTTGatatgatattttgatgttttgatGTCTCAACTGTTACTACCTAACATGAATTGCCTCTTTAACTATCATGAAGCTATCCATTTTCTTTTGTTAAGGTTGATATTGCTAACATTATATCTCAACTTTTCAAACAAGTAAGAACAAAATATAGCTGCCATTTCAGTTGATTCTGccttttttgttgttgttttttttggaCATCTCAATTATTTTAGTTCTTCATGTTAATTAAAGTTTTGGGCAAATTTCATGTCACCTCCCAATGGTTACCTACTTTTTCACAATGATATTAGAGTTTTAAGATCGTCAAAATTCCCCCAAATCTCTGAAAAGTCCCTACAATTTTACCCTTCAATCACAACACTATCACTATACTTAATGGGATAACGTAGTTTTCAGCTCCAATAAAATGATACCACATAATTTCAACTTTTTGGGGGCATTCTGACGATATCAAAACTCTAGGAGACGTTTTTAAAAAGCAGATGAACTTTTGGCAGGCGAAAGAAATTTTTCCCTACAAGTTTTTTTCccacttttttttttcagtttctcAAACACAGTTTTGCATCTCCCCTCTATGTTAGAAAATTGATATGTATCTGATGTTAGATATGATTGTGATGGTATTGATGATCCCTTGATTTCCCCACTCAAATTGATTGAGAAAGAAGGAAAAAATGATGGCTGGCTATCGTGTGCTCTCTTTCCTGAGTTTAGGGATAGCATATAAGCTGTGTTACTATGCCAAATATTAGTCAAAATAGTTTAAGATGCTTCATTGTATATTGTTGCAATCACTTAACATCTTATCTCAAACTCATTGCATTCTCGTTTATACCTATTCccctccatttttttttcttgtcatTTGCTTCAGTTGCCcctcttttctctttccttttcttggTCTTCTTTCTTAACTGTCAAGTTACCTTGATTGGCCAATTAAGGACAACTTTTTATATGTCAATGTAAAAGTTTATATTACACCAATTTTGTAGTTTCAGTGACATTGTTTTAGCTTATAAACAAAGTTGCAGTTCAGTGACATTGCCATTTCTGTAATTCTTTCATATTTCCTATTTTGGTAGGATGATTATGGTAGGCGCAGTGAAGTGGGTTGATGAGGTCATTCATGATGCTCCCTATGCTATAACTGAAGAATTCATGAATAAGTTATTTACTGAATATCAGATAGATTATATTATCCATGGGGATGATCCTTGTCTGCTGCCAGATGGTACTGATGCGTATGCCCTGGCCAAAAAGGCTGGTCGATATAAACAAATCAAAAGAACTGAAGGAGTATCTAGCACCGATATTGTTGGTATTGATTCTGCCCTATGTTTTTTTGTTTGCCTTTTTAATTATAGCCCTTTTGTGACCTGAACAATATCTGTTTCATCTATTTGAACACATTCAATTTGAAACAGATGCTCTGGTTTGGCAATTAGTTTTTATATTTGTAAATTTCCCTCGTTTGGGTGGACAATTCAATTGAAAAACCATATATTTAACTGTCTAAGGCCATTCAACTTTTGCTGGATAGGTAGGATTCATAAACTAGAACTCTTGCAACAATATCATGTTAAGTTTGATTTGATTATTTAGTGACAAGTGACAACATATTCAAGCATAATCTTGTTACAGaggataaaatatatattttgatgCTCTCAATAGATTCATCATTGGCAGGTGTTCAATGTGCTTATCAACATTTcttagattttgaaattttaaattgatcTTGAATATTTCTTGTGAATTTGATCCAGTTCTGCTTTCAATATTTGCTACATGATCTTCATGCTCAGTTTTAGCATAATGCATACCTTACAGCAACAAAATTCATGCGGAAGATCTTTTTGCCCTAGGCTCAGTTTTAGCATAATGCATACCTTACAGCAACAAAATTCATGCGGAAGATCTTTTTGCCCTAGGTATGTCACCTGTTGGCAACATAGATCTGCATTCTGCATTCTTCAAATTTGAGGCATATTGGCTTATCACTGTCACTACCTTTTTTATTTTTGTCAATCTTTAACTTTATAGATCTATGTAGTAGTCTAaatattgtttttgtttttcatataccACTGATTCTATACCTATATAATGTTgttcatttttcttatttatcAAGGTTTTAGCTTCTTTTGTTCTAGAGTTCATTAAACTTAACTGATCACTTAACATATTTGAATTTCTGCTGTTATCCCTAGTACCTATTGAAATTGACATATACAGGTCGCATGCTGCTATGTGTAAGGGAGAGATCCCTTGTTGGTAGTAATCATTCTTCTTTGCAAAGGCAGTTCAGCCATGGGCACAACTCGAAAGTTGATGTTGCAGGATCTGCTACAGGAACTCGGATATCCCATTTTTTGCCAACATCTCGGCGAATAGTGCAATTTTCTAATGACAAGGTATAATGCGAGAGCATTTTCCAAGTTAAATGCTAGTAATTGTTGTTGGAATATTTCCTACAATTATTTGACCAAAATTCTATTCCAACTCAAAAATTTGTTTTCATGATAATTGAGATTACTTTTCTCATTGATGATACAAGAATAATTTGAGCTTTGGTCAGTTTTTGGCAAAAAAGATATGCTTGAGATTTTTACTAGTAATAGATCACCTAATTGTCTTTTTCAATACTATCATCCTTAATCCCGAAGAAAACAATTTTTCCTTGTAGCTGAGTTTTGTCAATTATATTATTGCCACTTGCTGTGCGTGGTATACATTCTTGTTTTATGTTTTTAGATATTTTGTTACTCCCCGGAGATAGAAATTAACAATCATTAAACAAACAGTTGGGCTATGCTAGTCAGCAGGTTCTTGTGCCTGTATTCTTagcacttgatttttttttaaaaattaaatcattctAAATCCTGAGTAAAGTTAAGTGCAGTAGTTTATCTTAAGATTTCCTCTATGTTAGTGTAGCACATATAGTGCACAAATATTGTGCTATACTgacttttcaattttaaaattatttttttttcttattttggtTTCAAGTATAGTCATAGTATTTGTCCTTACCTAATTCTTTTTCCCATTTCTTATTCAGGGTCCAGGTCCCAATGCTCGTATAATTTACATAGATGGTGCATTTGATTTATTCCATGCTGGACATGTGGAGGTGTGATTTACTTCCTTTTTCTCCTGTTTATTCTGTGGTAATTGTAGGACTCGTTTGTAGTATTGTAAATGGTGGTATGTGGTGGCAGAGCGGTTAGTGACTGCCTACCGCTTCAGCCGCTTAGGCAAttaaattttttactattttttatacataatattataaataatcataactcttataatatttacttttaataaaatatattaattaaaattaaatattaaatataaatatttaaaaaacaaataaataaaattatatatttatataattaatgggataattttattaggttttaattaagtctatttaaattatctcaatcataattatgagttgattaaaattattaacataaAGTTATTTTATTAAATCCTAACTTACAAACCCGTGTATCCTATTTCGGCAAGGCGATGAGTCTGACGCGTCATCGGGACTGAGCGACAAGTTAAGACACTTCGTCAGGACTGCGCGATGTGTTCGGACCGGTCGTCGAGATTGTGCGACGCGACCAAAACTTTTTCCAACCTAGGCGATGCTTCCGAGCATGTCGTCGGACTCGAGCGATGCATCCGGGCTCGCACGACGTCTCCAGACGCGTCGCCAGGGCCAGGCGACACGATCGGGTTGTAGCCGGGCTTGGGCGACACTTTCGGGTTCGGGCAACATGTCTGGACTTGTTGTCGGGCCAGGTGACGTGTCCGAACGCATCATCGTGGTGAAACAACGGCGACAGTGTCAATTCGAGGTGTAGCGGAGGTGGCAGAAGGAGGTGAGTTACTGGCTAAAGCACCATCTCAGACAAAGGTAGTGTGGTTGATGCCTGCCTCCTGCCTAAGCGGCCGCCTCAGTCACCATTTATAACACTGTTCGTTTGTTATACATGACATTTGAAGGGATACTAGACTTCTGATAAATTTGTTCTATTAAAATATGAAAAAACAAGTCCACTGCATTACCAACATAAGGAttattagagctcatcattaggtGTTGCATCATTTAGATTCTTGTGAAACTTGGATTTTGAATAGTCCATTGTACCATGATGAACAATCTTAAGGTGCGCTGTGAATCAACTTCTATATTTGAAACATGTATAAATAATGGTGTAATGAAGTTATATGTGAAATAATAAACAATGCTAAACATAAATCACAACCCAtggttaaacaaataaaatagaatgaaACATATATTCAACAAGGAGATAAGGGTATTGTGTTAGAAGCTACGTACAAGTAGGAAAAAATGCTGGAATTAAAAAAGATACTATGGATATAATTTGTATATGGGAAGACCAAAGAGTGTGGTCCTCATTCCTCACCATTGTGAGGTGGTCTTCATTTCTCATTTGCTTGATTGGCTAAGATGAAACTAGAAGGGAGAAGAACATATCCCAAAAATGTTGGCTGAGGTGACAAGTGTGGCGACTGCACAAGCCAGCATAGAACATATCCTACACTCaattaggtggggtcggctatatgaatccttctACGTCATTGGGCTTTATTCCCTAATATATCATTgtttatatttaataaaattttcttattttattattgttaactaagtctttttttttgtcttcctcatTTATTTGCACATTTGTttcaatttcatatcatttaaCTAGAGTATTTATTGATTGTATTATCTTAAATGCGTCTTCCAGAGTTTTCCTTCAATAGATGCAATcacgactttctctctaatattattatttttttattgcatatccaccttaacatccttatctctgCAATTCTCATCTTCTGTTCTTGTACTCGAATCATAGTCCAACGTTCAATTTCATATAACATAGTCAGTCTAACCAccgttttataaaactttcttttaagtcttagaggaacctgcaaagtGACAACTCGAACACAATTACATGGGCTGTGTAGTTACGAGTACCCAAAAAGCCTTGCTCTGTTGCCACCCCTATGAATATTTCTAGTGTTCAAAGGCTAAAACACCAACCTAGATTAATCATACTCCATGGACAAGGGGGGAGGCTGGGGCACTCTTGTCCCCTTCTCTTATCAAGATTGCGCCTTAATGTCATCAATCTTGTTTGGGTATTGGTAAGAATATCTTGTTATAAGATCTAACAATTGACTATCAAATTTATGACTTCTAATTTCTCAACAATTTAAATTGTTTCTCTGCTGTTTCATGTAGATAGAAAATATTTCCTTGTTGCGATATGGTTCTAGCATAGTCAAGCTTATTATTTTGCATTGGACTTTGAATTAACATCTAATAGTAACTTTCAGTCATACCAAAAGTCATACATCCAGCTAATGCACTGGGAAGCATTACAGCATTTTTCCTTTTCCATTTGAGCTACTTGTTAACAAATATCTTTATTGCTTTATttctaaacttttctttttgtggCTAGCATATGGTATAGCATTGCCTGACTATTGATTTCTTGTGCAGATACTTCGACTTGCTCGAGAACTTGGAGACTTCCTTCTTGTAGGAATTCACACAGATCAAACAGTCAGGTTGCTTTACCCAATTTTGGGCTTTATCTTTCATTGAACACTTTTTTGTATCATTATTAATTGTGAAAGTTGGCCAGAGAAATGATTCACttattgtatatatatttttcatgtgCAGTGCCACTCAAGGACTCCATCGTCCAATAATGAATCTCCATGAGAGAAGCTTGAGTGTTTTGGCATGCCGTTATGTAGATGAAGTGATAATTGGTGCACCTTGGGAAATTTCGAAGGATATGGTTAGTGCCTATTAAACTGCTTGTGTGTGACCCAAGGTCTTTAGAAAATACCTCACTAACAAAAAAATGATCTCTTTATCAAAACCTTGGTTTGGTTGTATGAAGAAGCTAACCTAATGTTTCTCCATCTGTATGGCTATTGACAATATAAAAGGCGTAAATGCCTCGAATCGTATATAAGTGATTGGGTTTTCTGCTACAGGATATACCGATTTTTCGTTGCACTAAAACCTACAAAAATGAATAATTTTGATCTCTCCCatggaagtttcccaccggccaccagggtaaatcgggaagcgctcgcagcGGGCAACCCAGGAGTccagcatcctttagttgcatgcttcatttggaggaaaaatttctgtAAATTCGCCATAGCTGGGGCTGGAACCGCGGGTGCCTGGGTGATAACCTGGATGCCTTGCCGTTGCACCATAGCCCAGGACTCTTGTGTCTAACCTAATGATGGCGAAAAGgcaaatacgctcgcccccagcgccctcgccaacccgacccaggccaacacggaggaggtaaatcacggggcagctactagcttttggaatagtgactagcacataagggagacatttacttcggctttatcgagattcgaaccccaaacctcatgatggcaacacctcatgcgctagccactagacccatccgagggggcCTCTTGTGTCTAACCTAATGTGGCAAAAGGCcaaatcgctcgcccccagcgccctcgccgcacccgacccaaggccatcactAGGGAAgtaaatcacagcatcctgagtgagcatgtggcaggtgaggtgagttgcacagggaccggggATTTATGCCCCGACTATCTTGAGTttcgaccccgcgacctcatgtggcaagcatcccaccacataccaactcggatgacctatGGGGTCCCTCTTGTGTCTAACCTAAGCTCTTTGGGATAGAGGCCAATAACAAAAATTGATCTTCTTAATCAAAGCCTTGATTTGGTTGTATGAAGAGGCTGACCTAATGTTTCTTCACTTGCATGGTTATAGACTGAATAAATGAAGGGTCAATGCCTCAAATCATACGCAGGTCTTGGGTCTTGCTGTCTCATACACCAACTTTTTCAGTGCACTAGAACTTTCATAAGTGAACAATTTTAATCACTCTGGAAATTAAATTGACTCATGGGGACAATAAATCTGAGACACCTATTCAGCATTTGACTATCAAAAAGAATAATAACATTTaatattcctcattttttttcctttccccgTCTCTTCTTTGTTATTCCTCTGTACTACTTGCATGAGGCATTGCCATTAGAGTTGCTATCACAAGAGGTTGCACTTCTATGCACATGTTACAAAGGCCACTTTCTCCACCTCCTGTGACCTGTAACATTTAAAACTCTGGCAGCCGTGGCTCTGATGAAATGACCGTAATGAGATAGAAGGGGGAGGGAAAAAAAATGGAAGACACAGTAGAGGGAGTTGCAAAGGAATTTTATCTAtctatctatttatttatttattaataaaagtGGTGACTGAACAACCTAGACAATTTCCCATCAGCATCCCTCTATTTAATTTTGGAGTGTTAATAATCTGATCAATTTGACAAAGTTCATACATGCAACTGTACTTAAAATTTGTTTATGAATTTGGCAATATACCCCAGTTTTGTGTGATTGGAAGCATTTATCCTGACAAAAGACATGGATTAGCATTGATAATCACATTTCTTGTTGTTTTATCTCTCAAAGTTCAGTTAGAGGATGCTCTTTGTGAAGTTTGTTCATATCCCAGCTTATGCATTCTTGTTGGAATTATGATGAATGTATATTAACATAGATGATCTATGGTTCCCTAATTTATAAAACCTGATGAAACAGCTGCTTCTTGATATTTTTATACCCATTTCTAATGCCAAAAATAAATCAGAATGCTTGGCATGTATGTTAGGATCTCCAACTATCGGCATTTGCATACCACTTTTAAGTATTCAGATAACTTCTATTATGGTAGATACAATTTCTGAATCTTGAAATCATGCTTTCTTTGAGTGGTTCTGAGAATTGGCTCATGAACATGAAGGTTGTGTATTAATTGtgtattgattattattttttgttatatgGATGCTTGTATAAGTGTTGAATTGCTCCATTCATTTGTTGTTTTAGCGGTAATTTTCTGCATGAAGCAACATTTGTTGTAGTGTCTGCTATAGATTAAGCTGACCCTTTTTCTGTGTATCTACAGATTACCACATTTAATATCTCATTGGTTGTTCATGGAACTATAGCTGAAAATATCGATTTC
This genomic stretch from Zingiber officinale cultivar Zhangliang unplaced genomic scaffold, Zo_v1.1 ctg69, whole genome shotgun sequence harbors:
- the LOC122037627 gene encoding ethanolamine-phosphate cytidylyltransferase-like yields the protein MGFGACAVEVLGYPSFAVGCLVGCLFLALSFLSVRLQSLVLGVRLPGIRRRRKRPVRVYMDGCFDMMHYGHCNALRQARALGDQLVVGVVSDDEIKVNKGPPVTPLHERMIMVGAVKWVDEVIHDAPYAITEEFMNKLFTEYQIDYIIHGDDPCLLPDGTDAYALAKKAGRYKQIKRTEGVSSTDIVGRMLLCVRERSLVGSNHSSLQRQFSHGHNSKVDVAGSATGTRISHFLPTSRRIVQFSNDKGPGPNARIIYIDGAFDLFHAGHVEILRLARELGDFLLVGIHTDQTVSATQGLHRPIMNLHERSLSVLACRYVDEVIIGAPWEISKDMITTFNISLVVHGTIAENIDFLKEDSNPYAVPMAMGIYKQLKSPLDITTSTIIKRIVSNHEAYQACSNYF